One Cynocephalus volans isolate mCynVol1 chromosome 5, mCynVol1.pri, whole genome shotgun sequence DNA window includes the following coding sequences:
- the LOC134378895 gene encoding non-structural maintenance of chromosomes element 3 homolog, whose protein sequence is MAKKWQHPKRRRRGRSSAQAEKDEERSPGRVPRVPSGGVAEEAPSTSRGPGGSQEALGSASQAAPSAGPRTQKQLELKAAELVQFLLVKDRKKIPVRRTDVMKHVVGDYKDLFPDLPRLAAQRLQYVFGYQLVELEPESNPYILMDALEPVEEDAEVRGDQGTPTTGLLRMALGLIFMKGNTIKETEVWDFLRRLGVYPTKKHLIWGDPKKLLTEDFVQQRYLESRRIPHTDPVDCEFQWGPRTNLETSKMKVLKFVAKVHNQDPEACEALSDEEKRARPAPGPSGRAPSS, encoded by the exons atggcgaaaAAGTGGCAGCacccg AAACGGAGGCGCCGGGGCCGCTCTAGCGCGCAGGCCGAGAAGGACGAGGAACGGAGCCCCGGCCGCGTCCCCCGGGTCCCAAGCGGTGGCGTCGCTGAGGAGGCCCCGAGCACGTCCCGCGGGCCGGGCGGCTCGCAGGAGGCCCTGGGCTCCGCGTCGCAGGCCGCCCCCTCCGCGGGTCCCAGGACCCAGAAGCAGCTAGAGCTGAAGGCCGCCGAGCTGGTGCAGTTCTTGCTGGTTAAGGACCGGAAGAAGATCCCGGTCAGGCGGACCGACGTAATGAAGCACGTCGTCGGAGACTACAAGGACCTCTTCCCGGACCTCCCCAGACTGGCTGCCCAGCGCCTCCAGTACGTCTTCGGGTACCAGCTGGTGGAGCTTGAGCCCGAGAGCAACCCCTACATCCTGATGGACGCCCTGGAACCCGTGGAGGAGGATGCCGAGGTGAGGGGCGATCAGGGCACACCCACCACCGGCCTCCTGAGGATGGCTCTAGGGCTTATCTTTATGAAGGGCAACACTATCAAGGAGACCGAAGTCTGGGACTTTCTGCGGCGGTTGGGGGTGTACCCCACCAAGAAGCACTTAATTTGGGGGGATCCAAAGAAACTCCTTACTGAAGACTTTGTGCAGCAGCGTTACCTGGAGTCCCGGCGGATACCCCACACTGATCCTGTAGACTGTGAATTCCAGTGGGGCCCGCGAACCAACCTAGAAACCAGCAAAATGAAAGTTCTCAAGTTTGTGGCCAAAGTGCATAATCAAGACCCCGAGGCCTGTGAAGCTTTGTCAGATGAGGAGAAGAGGGCCCGACCTGCGCCTGGGCCTAGTGGCCGAGCCCCATCCTCTTGA